In the genome of Nicoliella spurrieriana, the window CTTTAGGCCCTTGGCCCTTGCTGCGGATAGGATCCCACTCGCAAGGGGATGGCTAGAAGTTTGTTCAACGCTAGCGATTAACTTAAGGGCGTCATCATCAGAAATTGCATCAGTAAGGCTCTTAACCAAATTGACCTTGAATTGGCCCTGGGTTAACGTTCCGGTCTTATCCATTAATGCGAACTTGAGCTTTTTGGTGCCTTCTAGTGCATCACGGTTACGAATTAAAAGCCCGTTGGTAGCCGCTAGGGAAGTGGTCCGTGAAACCACTAGTGGAATTGCAAGGCCCAGTGCATGGGGGCAAGCAATGATCAACACGGTCACTGCAGTCGTGGTAGCATATGAAACCCCGTTGATCAAACTCCAAATGATCCAGGCGACAACTGCGATTGATAGTGATGCATAGAATAGATAACCGGAGACCCGGTCAGCTAGATTTTGATTCTTAGACTTACTGTTTTGTGCACTTGAAACCAGGTTCTTGACCTTGGAAAGATAGCCTGAATCACCAGTTCCGGTAACTTTGAATTGTAAACTACCATCGTCATTGGTCGAACCACCGATCACCTTATCGTTAACGGTTTTCTGGATACTTCTAGATTCACCGGTCACTAACGATTCGTTGACTTTACCATTGCCTGCGGTAATGACCCCATCGGCTGGAATCTTTTCACCAGCTTTGACTAGCACGATTGCACCAGTTTGAAGCTGGTCCAATGAAACAGCCTTGAACTGACCATCTGCTTGCTTAACACTGGCGGTGTTAGGGAGTAAGTTGGAAAGCTTATCGACTGCTGAACCGGCGTTCATGATCGTATTCATTTCAATCCAATGGCCCAGGAGCATAATGACGATTAACGTCGATAACTCCCAAAAGAAGTTACTGACCATCATGCCAGAATGGGTGAGGTTATTATTGATGACTGAGTAAATACTGTAAACATAGGCCACCGTAATCCCCATTGAAATTAATGACATCATGGCTGGCTTTTTGGCTTCGATTTCGCCCTTTGCACCACTAAAGAATGGCTTCCCACCATAGAAGAAGAGGATGGTTCCAAGAATTGCGACGACCCAATCCGATCCCTTAAAGAAGAATTGGAATGGTAGTCGCATCCCCATCATTGGTGACATGATTAAAATTGGAATCATTAGGGCGAAAGAACCCCAGAACTTATGCTTAAGGTTCCCCATATTCATCATGTGGCCACCATGCATCATCATCATGCCGCCGCCACTCATGTCCATGCTGCCCATGTCGTGGCCACCGTGATCCATGTTCATATTCCCCATGTCGTGGCTGCTATGATCCATGTTCATATTGCCCATGTCGTGGTCACTACCATTCATGTTCATATTACCCATGTCGTGGTTGCTATGATCCATCTTCATGTTCCCCATGGCATGGTCTTTGCCATCCATTTTCATATTTGACATGTTTTGATACTTATCATCTGAATCCTTCATATTCATACCCTTCATGTTATCATCTTTCACTTCATATCATCTCCACATTTCATATATTGATCATCAACGCAGTTACATTTGACCTGATCAGGAGCGGTTTTTTGTTTTTCAGTTAGTTTATCAATCAACATTTGAATATCATTTTTACTAATATCGAAGTGGTCAATAATCGTCCCGACTTCTTTACCAACCTTCATTTCACACATGTTAGAAAATAAGTCGACTGAAACAGCATTCATCGCATCCCGTTCGCTAATTTTAGGTGAATAGGTAAAGCTGCCGCCGTGCTTATCAGCATTGAGGTAGTCCTTATTTTTCAACCTAGTGATCAGGGTCTTAGTCGTTGACGGGCTCCAGTCATTTTTGGCAGTCATTTCATCAATGATTTGCCGGCTGGTGCATTGCTTAAGTGTCCAAACGATCCGCATTACGCACCATTCGGAATTCGTGATACTAACGGTATCGCTCATTATGATTCCCCCTTCAAAACTTTCCAAGGAATAATATACCATTTAGGTTTACACATGTAAACCAAAACGCTCAAACTGCACCAGGGGCTGATGTATTGTAAAATGGGGGTATTAATATCAAGGAGGCACTAGATGGTAAAAACGAAGTTTCAACCCAACCCAATTACGCAGTTAGCTGATTACTACGATTTGATCATAGTGGGGTCCGGGGCGACTGGATTAGTAGCAGCGCTGCAAGCATATGAACTGGGCTTACACCCGGTGATTTTAGAAAAAATGGCACAACTAGGTGGGAACACTAATCGAGCATCTTCTGGGATGAACGCTGCCGAAACGGAGGTGCAATTAAAGCATCACATTGTTGATAGCTTCGCTGCCTTTTATGATGATACCCTCAACGGTGGCGATCGCCAGAATAATCCGGAGTTACTGCATTATTTTACGACCCATGCGGCACTAGCGGTAGATTGGTTAGCAGATCATGACATCGAATTAGATGATGTAACGATTACCGGTGGGATGGGGACCAAGCGGACCCACCGGCCCAGCAGCATGGCACCGATTGGCAATTTTTTGGTCACTGCGTTGTTGAATTTAATTCAGGAAGCACAAATTCCCGTGTTTACCCAAGTCACGGTGCAAAAAATCCGAATGAACGCCAAACAAGTTTGCGGAGTCAGCGCAGAGCTTTTCGATGGCACTAATCGACAAATTAATGGAGCTGCAGTGATTTTAGCCACCGGTGGATTCGGGGCCAATCAACAACTGATTGGCTCGTACCGTCCGGACCTAGTTCATTATCGAACTACGAATCAACCTGGGGCTACTGGGGATGGGTTAACGCTAGCAACCGATGTCGGAGCGGCGTTAGTCGATATGGAAAAAATCCAAGTCCATCCGACCGTCCAACAGGATCATGACCATGCCTTTTTAATTGGGGAGGCGGTCCGTGGGGAAGGGGCCATCTTAGTGGACCGAACCGGGCATCGCTTTGTGAATGAGCTAGCAACTAGAAAGATGGTAACTGCCGCGATCAATACCCGACCAGAACACGACGCTTACCTGATTTTGGATCAGGGCGTGCGTGACCACGCCAAGGCAATCGAATTTTACGATTCAATCGGGCTGGTTATCCATGGTTCTGATTTAGCGTCGTTAGCAGCCAACATCGGAGTGGATGAAACGAACCTGCGCACTACGGTCGAGCAGTGGAACCAAGCGGTTGCAATCCATACTGATGCACAATTTCACCGCACGACTGGGATGGACCGGCAGTTGAACCAGCCCCCGTTTTTTGCAATTCATGTGAAACCTGCGGTGCATTATACGATGGGCGGATTGAAAGTTAATCATCAGACGGAGGTCCTGAATTCAGCTGCCGAACCAATTGCCGGCTTATTTGCCGGTGGGGAAGTCGCTGGTGGTCTGCATGGTGATAACCGAATTGGTGGCAATTCAATTGCTGAGACGGTCGTCTTTGGCCGACAAGCGGGGCAACAAGCATTCCGTTATCTACAAAATAGTAATAAATAAAAATCAGCCAGTGGCGATAATTGAATCGTCACTGGCTGATTTAGCGAAAAGCTTAAAGCTTAATCGAGGCCATTTAAATTAGTGGTGTATTGGCTAAGCCGCAACACGGTCTTAGGGTCGGTATGATCGGCTGAGACACCTTCCTTGCGGTCGAGAGCAGCAATTTGCTTCATTTCAGCATCAGAAAGGGTAAAGTCAAAGATATCAACATTTTCTTTAATCCGTTCTGGTTTAGCACTCTTGGCAATTGAAACGATACCACGTTGGAATAACCATCTGAGCATTACTTGCCCCACACCCTTATTATGGGCATCGGCAATTTGCTTTAATGTGGGGTTAGTAAAGATGTGGTCATAACCCTGTGCAAATGGGGCCCATGCTTCTGGTTGGATTCCGTAGCCCTTAAGGTAATCAACGCTAGCTTGTTCTTGGTTCCAAGGGTTAATTTCAATTTGATTAATAGCTGGTTTAACCTTATTAAATTGGGCTAAGTCGGTAATTTGGTAGTCAGGGAAGTTAGAAACCCCAAGTGATTTAATCTTACCCGCAGTTTGAGCTTCTTCCATTGCACGCCATGAACCGTAGTTATCACCATAGGGTTGGTGAATTAGGTATAAATCAAGGTAGTCCAATTGAAGGGCTTTTAACGATTCATCAATCGCCTTTTTGGTATTTTCGTACCCATTGTCACTGATCCAAACCTTAGAAGTAAGGAATAACTGGTCACGCGGAATGCCGTTTTGCTTAATCCCTTGGCCAACTAGTGATTCGTTGGAGTAGACCCGAGCGGTATCGATTAATCGATATCCGGCGTTAATGGCTGCATCAACGGCCTTTGGGGTTTCAACTGGGTCGGTTAACTTGTAAGTCCCAAATCCAACTGCGGGCATTTTGTTTCCATCGTTTAGTTCAAAGAATTCCATTTTTAATTTTCCTCCAATTAATTATTCCCAGGCATCGGTGTCATCTGGGTTATCAAAGTTTTGCTCATCAGAATCATCCGGATCATCATCGACGGGATTGTCATCATCATCCTCGTCCTCAGCGGTATCTTCGCCAATATCGTCGGTGATGTCACGATCATCATCGTCAGCGGTGTCGGTATCGAAGTCATCGGTCGTATCGTCATCATTATCGTCCCAATTATCACCGTTATCATCAGGGGTATTATCATCAATGGTCCGGTTACCGTCACCGCTTAAATCTTCGAGCGGATCTTGGTCCTCATCACTGTAGTTATCTTCATCAAAAATGTCGTTTAAATCATCAATATTATCTAAGTCATCGTTATCATTCTTGTATGACATATTTATCACCTTACTATTTAGTAATTTAATTTTAGTTTAGCACATTGGATAACAAGATTATATGATTATGAATTATGGTGGGGGATTTTACAAAAATGGTTAATTTGGGTTGACTTTACGATTCAACGTGGTATTATATAAATAGAAACAAACGAATCGAGAATATCGGCTAAGAGTTGTAACAGGTAAACGGTGTTAAGTCACTATTACCTGTTATTTTTGTATTCAGGGAGTGATTATGAAATGCAACAATGGCAAAGCGAGTGGGCCCACAATAAATACTGGGTCATGGCCCATTCCCAGCAAGCATATAACCGCATTCGAACGTTAGCCCGGAATAATGATTGGACGCCGGATAAACAGGCAGAGTATCAGCAGATTATAAGAGATCTAGACCACCAACCACCGACTAAAGCGACCCTGACGACTGCCTATCAACACGTCTGGGGCTATTTAAAAAAAAATGCCACCCAGGCGGAACGTGATCGCTACGTTTATTTATTAGCTAAGTTAACCCCCAGTGATGACGAACTGGGGTCGTTTTTAGTGGACTTAACTGATCAGTATCAGGTGAAATACCTGTTAAAATCAAGATTAATCCAGGACTTAAGGAATGATTGTGATTAAATGCGTTTATGGCATCAAGCATTGATTACTAAATTGCCACGCCAACAACTATTAGGCCAACATCGTGAGGTCTGTGCACTCCGTGGCAATGGGTGGGGCAAAAAGCATGCCACCGTTGACTATGTATTTACCCACTCGCCATACCGGCTATTTCAGTTTCATCAACTGGTGATGGCTGAGATGCACCGGCGTGGGTACCATCCAGATGAACGGTGGTTAAATGCTAATTACCGGGGCACCAGCTGTGTTGCATATCAAAAGCTAACGCCAGTCTTGTTAACGGATCCCATTTATCCAGAACACGATGCAGATTACTTAGCAACCTGTTTGGCTAATTTACAGGCCAAGGGAATTCAGATTGATTTAAAATAGATTGTATGCTAATTAATTGCTAAATAATCAATTTGTCCTATAATATTAAAAAGATAGGACGAAAAGGGGGCCATTATAATGGATCAAGCAAGACAAACAGAGGTATTAACTTCATTGCGGAGAACGCGTTCCCACATTATTAATGCTCTGGACGGGACGAATGAAAATAGCAACGTGATTAAGGATATTGACCACTTTGTTAAGGTGCTCAATGAAACGCCGTTGGATCAAATTACTGAAAAGGATGTTGATTATCACTTTTCAATCATCAAAGCAGAAATTAATTGTTCCCTAAACTGTTTTACCCACGCATTGAACGCAATTAAATAAACGAAAACAAAATCCCATGCCTGAGATCAACAGCATGGGATTTTTGACTGCCCCGGTTGGACTCGAACCAA includes:
- a CDS encoding heavy metal translocating P-type ATPase; the protein is MKDDNMKGMNMKDSDDKYQNMSNMKMDGKDHAMGNMKMDHSNHDMGNMNMNGSDHDMGNMNMDHSSHDMGNMNMDHGGHDMGSMDMSGGGMMMMHGGHMMNMGNLKHKFWGSFALMIPILIMSPMMGMRLPFQFFFKGSDWVVAILGTILFFYGGKPFFSGAKGEIEAKKPAMMSLISMGITVAYVYSIYSVINNNLTHSGMMVSNFFWELSTLIVIMLLGHWIEMNTIMNAGSAVDKLSNLLPNTASVKQADGQFKAVSLDQLQTGAIVLVKAGEKIPADGVITAGNGKVNESLVTGESRSIQKTVNDKVIGGSTNDDGSLQFKVTGTGDSGYLSKVKNLVSSAQNSKSKNQNLADRVSGYLFYASLSIAVVAWIIWSLINGVSYATTTAVTVLIIACPHALGLAIPLVVSRTTSLAATNGLLIRNRDALEGTKKLKFALMDKTGTLTQGQFKVNLVKSLTDAISDDDALKLIASVEQTSSHPLASGILSAARAKGLKLANADNVKQITGAGMEATIDGKPYQVVSGKYLTEHQIQFDQQQFDTVASQGNTVSYLVQGNQALAIVAEGDQIKPDSDKMVQYLNENGIQPVMLTGDNAQTAQKVAKTLGIAKVEANLKPEDKQKLVTKYQQSGAVMFIGDGVNDAPSLAKANLGVAIGSGTDVAIDSADVVLVNSDPKDVIALLKLARASESKMVENLWWGAGYNIVALPLAAGILAFIGITLSPMAGAVLMSLSTVIVAINAMTLHVEK
- a CDS encoding CopY/TcrY family copper transport repressor encodes the protein MSDTVSITNSEWCVMRIVWTLKQCTSRQIIDEMTAKNDWSPSTTKTLITRLKNKDYLNADKHGGSFTYSPKISERDAMNAVSVDLFSNMCEMKVGKEVGTIIDHFDISKNDIQMLIDKLTEKQKTAPDQVKCNCVDDQYMKCGDDMK
- a CDS encoding flavocytochrome c, with product MVKTKFQPNPITQLADYYDLIIVGSGATGLVAALQAYELGLHPVILEKMAQLGGNTNRASSGMNAAETEVQLKHHIVDSFAAFYDDTLNGGDRQNNPELLHYFTTHAALAVDWLADHDIELDDVTITGGMGTKRTHRPSSMAPIGNFLVTALLNLIQEAQIPVFTQVTVQKIRMNAKQVCGVSAELFDGTNRQINGAAVILATGGFGANQQLIGSYRPDLVHYRTTNQPGATGDGLTLATDVGAALVDMEKIQVHPTVQQDHDHAFLIGEAVRGEGAILVDRTGHRFVNELATRKMVTAAINTRPEHDAYLILDQGVRDHAKAIEFYDSIGLVIHGSDLASLAANIGVDETNLRTTVEQWNQAVAIHTDAQFHRTTGMDRQLNQPPFFAIHVKPAVHYTMGGLKVNHQTEVLNSAAEPIAGLFAGGEVAGGLHGDNRIGGNSIAETVVFGRQAGQQAFRYLQNSNK
- a CDS encoding aldo/keto reductase, with product MEFFELNDGNKMPAVGFGTYKLTDPVETPKAVDAAINAGYRLIDTARVYSNESLVGQGIKQNGIPRDQLFLTSKVWISDNGYENTKKAIDESLKALQLDYLDLYLIHQPYGDNYGSWRAMEEAQTAGKIKSLGVSNFPDYQITDLAQFNKVKPAINQIEINPWNQEQASVDYLKGYGIQPEAWAPFAQGYDHIFTNPTLKQIADAHNKGVGQVMLRWLFQRGIVSIAKSAKPERIKENVDIFDFTLSDAEMKQIAALDRKEGVSADHTDPKTVLRLSQYTTNLNGLD
- a CDS encoding YbgA family protein: MQQWQSEWAHNKYWVMAHSQQAYNRIRTLARNNDWTPDKQAEYQQIIRDLDHQPPTKATLTTAYQHVWGYLKKNATQAERDRYVYLLAKLTPSDDELGSFLVDLTDQYQVKYLLKSRLIQDLRNDCD
- a CDS encoding TIGR02328 family protein: MRLWHQALITKLPRQQLLGQHREVCALRGNGWGKKHATVDYVFTHSPYRLFQFHQLVMAEMHRRGYHPDERWLNANYRGTSCVAYQKLTPVLLTDPIYPEHDADYLATCLANLQAKGIQIDLK